From a single Paludibacter jiangxiensis genomic region:
- a CDS encoding esterase — MKKLTLFFVFAIACLSIHAQQALWGAGEIVSPQINSDNTVTFRLNAPQAVKVEVTGDFLSPQKQQTSFGLVDAPGTAKLKKNDKGIWEFTTPQPLSPELYSYSFLIDGCKVTDPSNVYMIRDVASVTSVFIVGGGRADLYKVNAVPHGSVTRRWYQSPSLGLTRRITIYTPPGYEESKANYPVLYLLHGMGGDEEAWIALGRTAQILDNLIAAGKAKPLIVVMPNGNAVQEAAPGESSLGFYKPTFQLPKTMEGSYEKAFPEIVNFIDLNYRTVKAKSGRAIAGLSMGGFHSLHISKEYPDMFDYVGLFSAAILPDKENTSPVYMDMDKKLQVQFDKHPKLYWIAIGKADFLYKANAEYRQRLDEHKFPYKYFETEEGHIWKNWRIYLSEFAPQLFDK; from the coding sequence ATGAAGAAACTAACTTTATTTTTTGTATTTGCCATTGCCTGTTTGAGCATCCATGCACAACAGGCTTTGTGGGGAGCCGGCGAAATCGTGTCGCCTCAAATTAACAGTGACAACACGGTGACATTCCGTTTGAATGCGCCTCAGGCTGTAAAAGTAGAAGTGACGGGAGATTTTCTTTCTCCTCAAAAACAACAAACTTCGTTCGGACTGGTTGACGCACCGGGTACTGCTAAGCTTAAAAAAAACGACAAGGGTATTTGGGAATTTACCACGCCACAACCCCTTTCTCCGGAACTTTACAGCTATTCGTTTCTGATTGACGGATGCAAAGTGACTGACCCTTCCAATGTTTATATGATACGCGACGTGGCCTCAGTTACAAGCGTATTTATAGTTGGTGGTGGACGAGCCGATCTTTACAAGGTGAATGCTGTGCCCCACGGTAGCGTTACCCGTCGTTGGTATCAGAGTCCGTCGCTTGGATTGACCCGCCGCATCACCATTTACACTCCTCCCGGATACGAAGAAAGTAAAGCGAATTATCCTGTGCTGTACCTGCTGCACGGTATGGGTGGTGACGAAGAGGCCTGGATTGCTTTGGGGCGTACCGCGCAGATTCTCGATAACCTGATTGCTGCGGGGAAGGCCAAGCCTTTGATTGTGGTTATGCCCAATGGTAATGCCGTACAGGAAGCTGCCCCGGGCGAATCGTCGCTGGGTTTCTATAAACCGACTTTTCAGTTGCCAAAAACTATGGAAGGATCGTATGAGAAAGCGTTCCCTGAAATTGTAAATTTCATTGACCTGAACTATCGCACGGTGAAGGCAAAATCGGGACGAGCCATTGCCGGACTTTCAATGGGAGGTTTCCACTCTCTGCATATTTCAAAGGAATATCCCGATATGTTCGACTATGTCGGTTTGTTTTCAGCGGCAATTCTGCCCGATAAAGAAAACACATCGCCTGTGTACATGGATATGGATAAAAAACTTCAGGTTCAGTTCGATAAACATCCGAAACTATACTGGATTGCAATCGGAAAGGCCGATTTTCTCTACAAGGCCAATGCAGAGTATCGGCAACGTTTGGATGAACATAAGTTTCCTTACAAATACTTCGAAACTGAAGAAGGCCATATCTGGAAAAACTGGCGGATTTACCTGAGCGAATTTGCGCCGCAATTGTTTGATAAGTAA
- the glmM gene encoding phosphoglucosamine mutase: MTLIKSISGIRGTIGGKTGDGLNPLDIVKFTTAYATWVKRHTQQRPLKVVVGRDARISGEMVNHVVIGTLLGMGFDVVNIGLATTPTTELAVTMESASGGIILTASHNPKQWNALKLLNEKGEFLSAKDGEEVLQIAESQDFEFAEVDEIGKLTEDFTYTQKHIESVLALDLVDVEAIYKADFKVAVDCVNSVGGIAIPELLSNLGVNSVEKLYCTPDGHFPHNPEPLPEHLTAISDLLKSGKADVGFVVDPDVDRLAIICEDGTMFGEEYTLVSVADYVLSNTPGNTVSNMSSTRALRDVTQQHDGVYTASAVGEVNVVTKMKETNAVIGGEGNGGVIYPASHYGRDALVGIALFLTHLAKTGKKVSELRATYPSYFMGKKRMELTPAINVDEVLVAIKTKYAQYDINDIDGVKIDFPEGWVHLRKSNTEPIIRIYSEAKSPAEADRLGEEIIAEIKKLI; encoded by the coding sequence ATGACATTAATCAAATCCATATCAGGAATTCGGGGAACCATTGGAGGCAAGACAGGCGATGGTCTTAATCCTCTTGATATAGTGAAATTTACAACAGCTTATGCTACCTGGGTAAAAAGACATACGCAGCAACGTCCATTGAAAGTAGTTGTGGGGAGAGACGCACGTATTTCAGGCGAAATGGTTAATCATGTTGTGATAGGTACCTTACTTGGAATGGGATTTGATGTGGTTAACATTGGTTTGGCTACAACACCAACGACAGAGCTCGCCGTTACAATGGAGAGTGCTAGTGGAGGTATAATCCTTACGGCAAGCCATAATCCCAAACAATGGAATGCCCTGAAATTGCTGAATGAAAAAGGTGAATTCCTGAGTGCTAAGGATGGAGAAGAAGTTCTTCAGATTGCCGAATCGCAGGATTTTGAATTTGCAGAGGTTGATGAGATTGGTAAATTGACTGAAGATTTTACCTATACACAAAAGCATATCGAAAGCGTTCTTGCTCTCGATTTGGTGGATGTGGAAGCGATCTATAAGGCAGATTTCAAAGTAGCTGTCGATTGTGTTAACTCGGTGGGTGGAATTGCAATCCCGGAATTGCTCTCAAACCTTGGAGTTAACAGTGTGGAAAAATTATACTGCACCCCCGACGGACATTTCCCGCACAACCCGGAGCCCCTGCCGGAACATCTTACCGCAATTTCGGATTTGTTGAAAAGCGGCAAGGCAGATGTCGGTTTTGTTGTCGATCCGGATGTAGATCGTCTGGCTATTATTTGCGAAGATGGCACCATGTTTGGTGAAGAATATACCTTGGTTTCGGTAGCCGACTATGTTCTTTCAAATACTCCCGGAAATACGGTTTCTAATATGAGCTCAACCCGTGCGTTGCGTGATGTTACGCAGCAGCATGACGGTGTTTATACTGCTTCAGCTGTGGGCGAAGTCAACGTGGTGACGAAGATGAAAGAAACAAATGCTGTCATTGGCGGCGAAGGCAACGGTGGCGTTATTTATCCTGCCAGCCATTATGGACGCGATGCTTTGGTTGGTATTGCTCTGTTCCTGACTCATTTGGCAAAAACAGGCAAAAAAGTATCGGAACTGCGCGCAACTTATCCTTCTTATTTTATGGGTAAAAAGCGGATGGAACTGACTCCTGCGATTAATGTTGATGAAGTATTGGTAGCTATCAAAACAAAATATGCTCAATACGATATTAATGATATTGACGGGGTGAAGATCGATTTCCCGGAAGGATGGGTACATTTGCGTAAATCCAACACAGAGCCTATCATTCGAATATATTCGGAAGCTAAATCTCCGGCAGAAGCCGATCGTTTGGGTGAAGAAATTATTGCGGAGATTAAAAAGCTGATTTAA
- the floA gene encoding flotillin-like protein FloA (flotillin-like protein involved in membrane lipid rafts) codes for MDILVVGGLVALFILLIIFFYYVPFLLWISAKVSGVSISLIQLFLMRIRKVPPHAIVRCMIEAHKAGLNTIRRDDLEAHYLAGGHIERVVHALVSAAKANIELSFQMATAIDLAGRDVFEAVQMSVNPKVIDTPPVTAVAKDGIQMITKARVTVRANIRQLVGGAGEETVLARVGEGIVSSIGSSQTHKTVMENPDSISKLVLQKGLDAGTAFEILSIDIADIDIGKNIGAQLQMDQAEADKNIAQAKAEERRAMAVASEQEMKAKAQEARAKVIEAEAEVPKAMADAFRSGNLGIMDYYKMKNIEADTSMRESIAKPASPQGTTGGKPSKPA; via the coding sequence ATGGATATTCTTGTTGTTGGCGGATTAGTAGCGTTATTCATCCTACTAATCATTTTCTTTTATTACGTTCCTTTCCTGTTGTGGATCTCCGCAAAAGTTTCAGGAGTAAGCATATCGCTGATTCAGCTATTTCTGATGCGCATCCGAAAAGTCCCCCCTCATGCCATCGTACGATGCATGATAGAAGCTCACAAAGCTGGGTTAAACACCATCCGACGCGATGACCTCGAAGCACACTATCTTGCCGGAGGACACATCGAGAGAGTAGTTCATGCATTGGTTTCTGCTGCCAAAGCAAACATCGAACTCTCCTTTCAAATGGCAACTGCTATTGACCTTGCCGGTCGCGATGTGTTTGAGGCAGTTCAGATGTCTGTAAATCCCAAAGTAATTGATACGCCTCCGGTGACTGCCGTTGCCAAAGATGGTATCCAAATGATCACAAAAGCACGTGTAACGGTGCGTGCCAATATCCGCCAGCTGGTGGGTGGTGCAGGCGAAGAAACGGTGCTTGCTCGCGTTGGTGAAGGCATTGTTTCATCCATTGGGTCGTCACAGACACACAAAACCGTAATGGAAAATCCTGATTCTATATCCAAACTGGTTCTTCAAAAGGGACTGGATGCAGGAACAGCATTCGAAATACTTTCCATTGATATTGCAGATATAGACATTGGGAAAAATATTGGCGCTCAGCTTCAGATGGATCAGGCCGAAGCCGACAAGAATATTGCTCAGGCTAAAGCTGAAGAGCGCCGCGCAATGGCTGTCGCCTCCGAACAGGAGATGAAAGCCAAAGCTCAGGAAGCGCGTGCTAAAGTAATTGAAGCCGAAGCGGAAGTTCCCAAGGCCATGGCCGATGCTTTCAGAAGCGGAAATCTTGGCATCATGGACTATTATAAAATGAAAAATATTGAGGCCGATACGTCGATGCGGGAATCTATTGCGAAGCCTGCTTCTCCGCAGGGCACAACAGGTGGTAAACCTTCGAAGCCGGCCTAA
- a CDS encoding NigD1/NigD2 family lipoprotein, whose amino-acid sequence MKIIGLVCICATLLSVTSCDKEEQSSLDKYWVSLATVYQTNHSGNFGVQFDNGSYAIANETDFKAENGKRVIINYSILSDSINEQLLRKIRINNINEIEIKKVEVLNAANQDSIGNDPVDIDEIWVGGNYLNVSFRYYGDKVKHLFSLVKNSLLPTATDGKTHLEFRQNAFSERYVIQNKGIISFDLKDFTNTLPLGNIQLVIEAKNYTGNVMRYELTYPKK is encoded by the coding sequence ATGAAGATAATAGGATTAGTTTGCATTTGTGCGACTTTATTGAGCGTCACATCCTGTGACAAAGAAGAACAAAGCTCTTTGGACAAGTATTGGGTTAGTCTTGCTACCGTTTACCAAACCAACCATTCCGGCAATTTCGGCGTTCAGTTTGATAACGGAAGCTATGCCATAGCAAACGAAACAGACTTCAAAGCCGAAAATGGCAAGCGGGTAATCATAAATTACTCCATTTTGTCAGATTCCATCAACGAACAATTGTTGCGTAAAATCAGAATCAACAACATAAACGAGATAGAGATAAAGAAAGTAGAAGTCCTCAATGCAGCTAATCAGGACAGCATCGGAAACGACCCTGTTGATATTGATGAAATCTGGGTAGGAGGCAATTATCTTAACGTTTCGTTTAGATATTATGGCGACAAGGTTAAACACTTGTTTAGCCTGGTAAAAAACTCACTGTTACCAACTGCTACTGACGGCAAAACACATCTCGAGTTCAGACAGAATGCATTTAGTGAACGATATGTCATACAAAATAAGGGTATCATATCTTTTGACTTAAAGGACTTTACAAATACATTACCCTTAGGAAATATTCAATTGGTAATAGAAGCTAAAAATTACACAGGAAATGTTATGCGTTACGAACTAACTTACCCTAAAAAATAG
- a CDS encoding PEP/pyruvate-binding domain-containing protein: MRNVNIKKLYFKDTSFADLMNKRVFNILLIASAYDSFTLEEDGRVDEQIFNEYVSLNLRYPPRITLVHTEEEAFRLLQSRSFELIISMPSGEHSDTFELAKRIKDQFPQIPITVLTPFSRGVTRRLAHEDLSAIDYVFSWLENADLLLAIIKLMEDKMNAEADVKSVGVQVILVVEDSVRFYSSILPLLYKLVFKQSRSFMTEALNEHERMLRMRGRPKILLARNYEEAWELYQRYKHHLQGVITDVSFNRSGVKNKFAGVALCEDIRLEDPYVPIIMQSSDEENAEYAERFGAVFLNKNAKVFQRDLQETVINNFGFGDFVFINPLTGEEVARVTKLKDLQELIFTIPDDSLLYHVLRNHISRWLYSRAMFPLAEFLRRITIEPGDTLGDVRKIIFDAIVDYRRIKNKGIVAVFERGRFDEYSNFARIGEGSMGGKGRGLAFLDAMVKRNIEESEFGTSVVAVPRTVVLCTDVFSEFMERNNLYSIALQDEPDEVILNHFLNAKMAQNIVADLYAFLGSIAGPIAIRSSSLLEDSHYQPFAGIYTTYMVPNVKASKTNTLLAVCEAIKAVYASVYYKSSKAYMKATRNVIDEEKMAIVLQEVCGSAYGTHFYPSFSGVARSLNYYPIGHETSEEGIANVALGLGKYIVDGGTSLRFSPAHPKSCLQANNVEIALKETQTHFYAFDLSQEHFTPQVDDGFNLLKLTLKDAEKDNSLPWLASTFNPQAQALYDSMFEEGRRVITFANILKHDTFPLASILQKVLQTGQREMGRPVEIEFAVELDRKNKAGTFYLLQIRPIVDSMEMLEEDLEEIPDGETIINCTNALGHGITHDVCDIIYVKPESFNAANNRKMVDEIEVINHQLLSEERGCVLVGPGRWGTNDPCLGIPVKWPHISSARLIVEAGLTNYRIDPSQGTHFFQNLTSFGVGYFTVNPYIKEGYLDFAYLDAQPALYETENIRHVRFEQPFVIKIDGRKSRGVVLKSGKN, encoded by the coding sequence ATGCGAAACGTCAATATTAAAAAATTATACTTCAAGGATACCTCGTTTGCTGATTTGATGAATAAACGGGTGTTCAATATTCTGCTGATTGCCAGTGCCTACGACTCGTTTACGCTGGAGGAAGACGGTCGGGTAGATGAGCAGATATTCAACGAATATGTCTCTCTTAACCTGCGCTATCCGCCACGAATTACGTTGGTGCATACCGAGGAAGAGGCTTTTCGGTTACTGCAAAGCCGTTCGTTTGAGTTGATTATTTCTATGCCTTCGGGCGAACACAGTGATACCTTTGAATTGGCCAAACGAATCAAAGATCAGTTTCCTCAAATTCCCATCACCGTTCTTACACCCTTCTCGCGTGGTGTTACCCGCCGGTTGGCGCATGAAGACCTGAGTGCTATCGACTACGTATTTAGCTGGCTGGAGAATGCCGATTTGTTGCTGGCCATTATCAAATTGATGGAAGATAAGATGAATGCCGAGGCCGACGTGAAATCGGTCGGAGTGCAGGTTATTCTGGTGGTAGAGGATTCTGTGCGGTTTTACTCATCTATTTTGCCTTTGCTTTATAAGTTGGTATTCAAGCAGTCGCGCTCGTTTATGACTGAGGCGCTCAATGAGCACGAACGGATGCTGCGTATGCGCGGACGGCCCAAAATTTTGCTGGCGCGTAACTATGAAGAGGCCTGGGAACTTTATCAACGCTATAAACATCATCTACAGGGCGTAATTACCGATGTGAGTTTCAACCGTTCGGGAGTGAAAAACAAATTTGCCGGTGTGGCACTCTGTGAAGATATTCGGTTGGAAGATCCTTATGTTCCGATCATTATGCAGTCATCCGATGAGGAAAATGCCGAGTATGCTGAACGATTCGGAGCTGTTTTTCTGAATAAGAACGCCAAGGTTTTTCAGCGCGATTTGCAGGAGACGGTGATTAATAATTTCGGTTTCGGCGATTTTGTCTTTATCAATCCCTTAACCGGAGAAGAAGTAGCTCGTGTGACGAAGCTGAAGGATTTGCAGGAACTGATTTTCACTATTCCCGATGATTCGTTGCTCTACCATGTGTTGCGCAACCATATCTCGCGCTGGCTCTATTCGCGGGCCATGTTTCCGCTGGCCGAATTCCTGCGGCGCATTACCATCGAGCCTGGCGATACGCTGGGCGATGTACGGAAAATTATTTTTGATGCCATTGTCGATTACCGTCGTATCAAAAACAAGGGAATTGTGGCGGTTTTCGAGCGGGGTCGTTTCGACGAATATTCCAACTTTGCCCGTATCGGTGAAGGATCTATGGGAGGCAAGGGGCGTGGTCTGGCGTTTTTGGATGCCATGGTGAAACGCAACATTGAAGAGAGCGAATTCGGAACTTCGGTGGTTGCCGTGCCCCGTACGGTCGTGCTTTGTACCGATGTTTTCTCCGAATTTATGGAGCGGAACAACTTGTATTCTATCGCCTTGCAGGACGAACCCGACGAGGTGATCTTGAATCATTTCCTTAATGCGAAAATGGCGCAGAATATTGTGGCCGATCTCTACGCGTTCCTCGGTTCCATTGCCGGACCCATTGCAATACGGTCGTCCAGTTTGCTCGAAGATTCGCATTACCAACCGTTTGCCGGCATTTATACCACCTACATGGTGCCTAATGTGAAAGCCAGTAAAACCAATACCCTGCTGGCTGTGTGTGAGGCAATAAAGGCGGTTTATGCGTCGGTCTATTACAAGAGCAGTAAGGCCTACATGAAGGCTACGCGCAATGTGATCGACGAAGAAAAGATGGCTATTGTGTTGCAGGAGGTATGCGGATCGGCCTACGGGACTCATTTTTATCCCTCATTTTCGGGAGTGGCACGCTCGCTAAATTACTATCCTATCGGACACGAAACTTCAGAGGAGGGCATTGCTAATGTGGCGTTGGGGCTCGGAAAATATATTGTGGACGGAGGTACATCGTTGCGTTTTTCGCCTGCGCATCCCAAAAGTTGTCTGCAGGCCAATAATGTGGAGATTGCATTGAAAGAAACGCAAACTCATTTCTATGCTTTTGATCTTTCGCAGGAGCATTTTACGCCGCAGGTGGACGATGGTTTCAATCTCTTGAAACTTACATTGAAGGATGCCGAGAAAGATAATTCGCTGCCGTGGCTGGCATCAACGTTCAATCCGCAGGCACAAGCACTTTACGATTCGATGTTTGAGGAGGGGCGGCGGGTAATTACGTTTGCCAATATTTTGAAACACGATACTTTCCCTTTGGCGTCTATCTTGCAAAAAGTATTACAGACCGGACAGCGCGAAATGGGGCGTCCTGTTGAAATAGAGTTTGCCGTAGAACTCGATAGGAAGAACAAGGCAGGGACGTTTTATCTGTTGCAAATTCGTCCTATTGTGGATTCCATGGAGATGCTAGAAGAGGATCTGGAAGAGATTCCCGACGGCGAAACCATTATCAATTGCACCAATGCACTGGGCCATGGTATTACGCACGATGTTTGCGATATAATCTATGTGAAACCCGAGTCGTTCAATGCTGCCAACAATCGCAAAATGGTGGACGAAATAGAGGTGATTAACCACCAACTGCTCTCCGAAGAGCGGGGTTGTGTGCTGGTCGGGCCGGGGCGCTGGGGAACTAACGATCCATGTCTGGGTATCCCCGTCAAGTGGCCGCACATCTCATCGGCACGGCTGATTGTGGAGGCAGGCCTGACTAATTATCGCATCGATCCGAGTCAGGGAACGCACTTCTTTCAGAACCTGACTTCGTTTGGAGTCGGTTATTTTACAGTTAACCCGTATATCAAAGAAGGTTATCTCGATTTTGCTTATCTTGATGCGCAACCTGCTCTTTACGAAACAGAAAATATTCGTCATGTCCGCTTCGAACAGCCTTTCGTAATTAAAATAGACGGTAGAAAGAGTAGGGGAGTGGTGCTGAAATCAGGAAAGAATTAA
- a CDS encoding 5-formyltetrahydrofolate cyclo-ligase, with product MGNTAMQNKKHVRALIKERKQQLSKDEQVYLSEKVVQNIEQCEEFRTAHSVLCYWPLADEVLIDSLIEKYWQTKQVYLPVVAGDKLELKLFEGRDKMQVGAFGILEPSGEVYSGDVDLVIVPGVAFDLQGHRLGRGKGYYDQFLPSTKAYKLGVAFRLQIVESIPVDEWDMPVDKVVTD from the coding sequence ATGGGTAATACAGCGATGCAAAATAAAAAGCATGTGCGGGCCCTGATTAAAGAGCGCAAACAGCAATTATCGAAAGACGAACAAGTTTATTTGTCTGAGAAAGTTGTTCAAAATATTGAGCAGTGTGAAGAATTTCGCACTGCTCATTCTGTTTTGTGCTATTGGCCTTTGGCAGATGAAGTGCTGATAGATTCGTTAATTGAAAAATACTGGCAGACAAAGCAAGTCTATTTGCCAGTTGTTGCCGGTGATAAACTGGAATTGAAACTTTTTGAAGGCCGCGATAAAATGCAGGTTGGAGCATTCGGAATTTTGGAACCGAGCGGAGAAGTTTATTCTGGAGATGTGGATCTGGTGATTGTTCCTGGTGTAGCGTTTGACTTGCAGGGGCATCGCCTGGGCAGAGGGAAAGGCTATTATGATCAATTCCTTCCGTCTACTAAAGCGTATAAGTTAGGCGTTGCTTTTCGATTGCAGATAGTAGAAAGCATACCTGTTGATGAATGGGATATGCCTGTCGATAAGGTTGTGACAGATTAA
- a CDS encoding FKBP-type peptidyl-prolyl cis-trans isomerase, whose amino-acid sequence MSTRSWITFIIVALGITVCVCACTSASDSWKDLNEKFLKENATKDGVHVTKSGLQYKILTDGVGLKPNTSSYAKIVYTGRLIDGTVFDTTMNDTTWVNTASSSYVSYFVSGFQEALTKMNTGSRWEIYIPQTLGYGSSAYGNIPAYSTLIFDVQLLGFQ is encoded by the coding sequence ATGTCGACTCGTAGCTGGATTACATTTATTATTGTTGCTTTAGGAATCACCGTATGCGTTTGCGCTTGCACCAGCGCCAGCGATAGTTGGAAAGATTTGAACGAAAAATTTCTAAAAGAAAATGCGACCAAAGATGGCGTTCATGTCACAAAAAGCGGTCTTCAATACAAAATATTAACAGATGGAGTTGGCCTCAAGCCCAATACATCGAGTTATGCAAAAATAGTCTACACCGGCCGACTGATTGACGGAACCGTATTCGATACAACAATGAACGATACGACCTGGGTTAACACAGCAAGCTCAAGCTACGTTTCCTATTTCGTAAGCGGATTTCAGGAAGCATTGACAAAGATGAATACCGGCTCCCGTTGGGAAATTTACATTCCCCAAACATTAGGATATGGCTCTAGCGCTTACGGGAACATCCCAGCTTACTCAACTTTGATTTTTGACGTGCAGCTCTTAGGCTTTCAATAA
- a CDS encoding IMP dehydrogenase — MAHYLNDISRTFSEYLLIPGLTTKECIPNQISLKAPLVRFKANEEPAISLNIPFVSAIMQSVSDHKMAIALARNGGLSFIFGSQSIESQAEMVRKVKKYKAGFVISDANLTPENTLADVLALKEKSGHATIGITENGASDSKLLGIVTGRDYRITRDSLDKKVKEFMTPFDKLITGEFGISLAEANDIIWDHKLNCLPIIDNNQCLKYFVFRKDYDSHQDNPNEISDADKKLLVGAGINTRDYRERVPQLIEAGVDVVCIDSSDGFSVWQKETLEYVKNTYGDKVKIGAGNVVDRDGFLYLAEAGADFVKVGVGGGSICITREQKGIGRGQATAIIEVAAARDEYFKKTGVYVPICSDGGIVQDYHMVLALAMGADFIMMGRYFARFDESPTRKLMVNGNYMKEYWGEGSNRARNWQRYDAGGAEGLKFEEGVDSFVPYAGKLKDNLDITLGKIRSTMSSCGVTSIIDLQKNGKITLVSSTSIIEGGAHDVIVKDSRNNG, encoded by the coding sequence ATGGCACACTATTTAAATGACATCTCCAGAACGTTTAGTGAATACCTGCTGATCCCGGGTTTAACCACCAAAGAGTGTATTCCTAACCAGATATCATTGAAAGCTCCGCTTGTAAGATTCAAGGCGAACGAAGAGCCTGCAATCTCCCTCAACATTCCGTTTGTATCGGCAATTATGCAATCCGTATCGGATCATAAAATGGCGATTGCACTGGCACGCAACGGTGGACTTTCATTTATCTTCGGTTCGCAATCCATCGAATCGCAGGCTGAAATGGTGCGCAAAGTCAAAAAATACAAAGCCGGATTTGTAATCAGCGACGCCAACCTCACTCCGGAAAACACACTGGCTGACGTACTGGCTCTGAAAGAAAAATCGGGACACGCTACCATCGGGATTACCGAAAACGGCGCTTCTGACAGCAAGCTACTCGGCATTGTCACCGGCCGTGATTATCGCATCACCCGTGACAGCCTCGACAAGAAAGTAAAAGAGTTTATGACTCCGTTTGACAAGCTGATAACAGGCGAATTCGGCATCTCATTGGCCGAAGCAAACGACATTATATGGGATCACAAGCTCAATTGTTTGCCTATTATCGACAACAACCAATGTCTGAAATATTTTGTATTTCGCAAAGATTACGATAGCCATCAGGACAACCCTAACGAAATCTCGGATGCCGACAAGAAATTGCTGGTTGGGGCCGGTATCAACACCCGCGACTATCGCGAACGTGTCCCACAATTGATCGAAGCCGGTGTTGACGTGGTGTGTATCGACTCATCCGACGGGTTCTCCGTTTGGCAGAAAGAAACTTTGGAATACGTAAAAAACACTTACGGCGACAAGGTAAAAATCGGAGCCGGCAACGTGGTTGATCGTGACGGATTTCTTTATCTGGCCGAAGCCGGAGCCGACTTCGTGAAAGTGGGTGTCGGTGGCGGTTCTATCTGTATCACCCGCGAACAAAAAGGGATCGGTCGTGGACAGGCTACAGCCATAATTGAAGTGGCTGCTGCTCGTGACGAATATTTCAAAAAGACCGGCGTTTATGTCCCTATCTGTTCGGATGGCGGCATCGTTCAGGATTATCACATGGTACTTGCTTTGGCAATGGGAGCCGACTTCATCATGATGGGTCGTTACTTTGCTCGTTTCGACGAAAGTCCTACCCGCAAACTGATGGTAAACGGTAACTATATGAAAGAATACTGGGGTGAAGGTTCGAACCGCGCACGCAACTGGCAACGCTATGATGCAGGAGGTGCAGAAGGCCTGAAGTTTGAAGAAGGCGTTGACAGCTTTGTGCCTTACGCCGGAAAACTGAAAGATAACCTTGATATTACGCTGGGTAAAATACGCTCTACTATGAGTAGCTGCGGCGTTACTTCTATCATCGATTTGCAGAAAAACGGCAAAATCACCTTAGTTTCGTCGACCAGTATCATCGAAGGCGGAGCGCACGATGTGATTGTAAAAGACTCCCGTAATAACGGATAA
- a CDS encoding DUF4827 family protein, with translation MKLFSGFVLSCFVAVFVIVGCSGSSTYSDLVKTQKATISSYISRKGINVIGTLPSNYSKIVWGENQYYLSSTGLYYHLSQVGDAVAIDSKDSIRIGDNVVVRYIKVDLTEPADTVESTWSTLNSAYPSSLTYGSTGSEPSAWQEAITYMKYSGAQAELIVPGTLGTSTDQSNVAPYYYKLSIKKLPR, from the coding sequence ATGAAGTTATTCTCGGGTTTTGTTTTAAGCTGCTTTGTTGCAGTGTTTGTTATTGTTGGATGTAGTGGGTCGTCCACTTACTCCGATCTTGTAAAAACGCAGAAAGCAACAATCAGCTCATATATCAGTCGTAAAGGAATAAACGTAATAGGGACATTGCCTTCAAATTATTCAAAGATTGTTTGGGGCGAGAATCAATACTATTTAAGCTCAACAGGCTTGTATTATCATTTATCTCAGGTTGGGGATGCGGTTGCTATCGACTCAAAAGATTCCATACGTATCGGGGATAATGTTGTTGTACGTTACATAAAGGTTGATCTTACAGAACCGGCTGATACGGTTGAAAGTACATGGTCGACTCTGAATTCGGCCTACCCCAGCAGTCTGACTTACGGTTCTACAGGTTCGGAACCATCTGCATGGCAAGAGGCAATCACTTATATGAAATATTCAGGTGCTCAAGCAGAACTTATTGTTCCCGGAACACTTGGCACTTCAACTGATCAGTCAAATGTAGCTCCGTATTATTATAAGCTGAGTATTAAAAAACTTCCGCGATAA